From the genome of Glycine max cultivar Williams 82 chromosome 2, Glycine_max_v4.0, whole genome shotgun sequence, one region includes:
- the LOC100793343 gene encoding uncharacterized protein, producing the protein MDHLRFNKTTLVLIGTLSCLLLSITAVPSTRVLELAPSEAPTAEPIASGISLFDNLLAKESSPMILKFCTGTENPTLCAETIAPYLTGTFDPIQALETEINATLEKAEEIAGNIKKMLDDPTTTKNAMDALGICQSQYDNILDNIKETVELVGNQNVVDAWYRFSSVLSYKEACEDAFKESPGVDMPFPEDNTKLFQLSGNCLAVMDGIVNNHKM; encoded by the coding sequence ATGGATCACTTGAGATTCAACAAAACCACCCTTGTCCTCATCGGAACCCTCTCTTGCCTCCTCCTGTCCATCACTGCCGTCCCCTCAACTCGCGTCTTGGAACTCGCTCCCAGCGAAGCCCCCACCGCGGAGCCTATAGCCTCCGGCATCAGCCTCTTCGACAATCTTCTTGCCAAGGAATCAAGCCCCATGATTCTGAAATTCTGCACCGGCACCGAGAACCCCACCCTCTGCGCCGAAACCATTGCACCATACCTAACCGGCACATTCGACCCGATCCAGGCGCTAGAGACCGAGATCAACGCGACCCTGGAGAAGGCGGAGGAGATCGCCGGCAACATCAAGAAGATGCTAGACGACCCGACCACGACGAAGAACGCCATGGACGCGTTGGGCATCTGCCAGTCGCAGTACGATAACATTCTAGATAACATAAAGGAGACTGTGGAGTTGGTGGGGAACCAGAACGTGGTGGATGCTTGGTACAGGTTCAGCTCTGTCCTTTCGTACAAAGAAGCATGCGAGGATGCTTTCAAAGAGTCTCCCGGGGTCGACATGCCCTTCCCTGAAGATAACACCAAGCTGTTCCAGTTGAGCGGCAATTGCCTCGCCGTCATGGACGGCATTGTTAACAATCACAAGATGTAA